The following are from one region of the Staphylococcus argenteus genome:
- a CDS encoding formate--tetrahydrofolate ligase has translation MTHLSDLDIANQSTLQPIKDIAASVGISEDALEPYGHYKAKIDINKITPNENKGKVVLVTAMSPTPAGEGKSTVTVGLADAFHELKKNVMVALREPALGPTFGIKGGATGGGYAQVLPMEDINLHFNGDFHAITTANNALSAFIDNHIHQGNELGIDQRRIEWKRVLDMNDRALRHVNVGLGGPTNGVPREDGFNITVASEIMAILCLSRNIKDLKDKISRITIGYTRDRKPVTVADLKVQGALAMILKDAIKPNLVQTIEGTPALVHGGPFANIAHGCNSILATETARDLADIVVTEAGFGSDLGAEKFMDIKAREAGFDPAAVVVVATIRALKMHGGVAKDNLKEENVNAVKAGIVNLERHVNNIKKFGVEPVVAINAFIHDTDAEVEYVKAWAKENNVRIALTEVWEKGGKGGIDLANEVLEVIDQPNSFKPLYELEMPLEQKIEKIVTEIYGGSKVTFSSKAQKQLKQFKENGWDNYPICMAKTQYSFSDDQTLLGAPSDFEITIRELEAKTGAGFIVALTGAIMTMPGLPKKPAALNMDVTDDGHAIGLF, from the coding sequence TTGACTCATTTATCAGATTTAGATATTGCGAATCAATCAACACTACAACCAATTAAGGATATTGCTGCTTCTGTAGGCATTTCAGAAGATGCATTAGAGCCTTATGGTCATTACAAAGCTAAAATCGACATTAATAAAATTACACCAAACGAAAACAAAGGGAAAGTTGTTTTAGTAACTGCAATGAGCCCGACTCCAGCAGGTGAAGGTAAATCAACGGTTACAGTCGGTTTAGCTGATGCATTTCATGAGTTGAAGAAAAACGTTATGGTGGCATTACGTGAACCTGCATTAGGACCAACGTTTGGTATTAAAGGTGGAGCTACAGGTGGTGGTTATGCGCAAGTCTTGCCTATGGAAGATATCAACTTACATTTTAATGGAGATTTCCACGCAATAACAACTGCTAATAACGCCTTGTCTGCGTTTATTGACAATCATATTCATCAAGGTAATGAATTAGGTATTGATCAAAGACGCATTGAATGGAAACGTGTGCTTGATATGAACGATCGTGCATTAAGACATGTTAATGTTGGATTAGGCGGACCAACGAATGGTGTACCACGTGAAGATGGCTTTAACATCACAGTTGCTTCAGAGATTATGGCAATTTTATGTTTAAGTAGAAACATTAAAGACTTAAAAGATAAAATTAGTCGTATCACTATCGGATACACTAGAGATCGTAAACCAGTTACAGTAGCAGATTTAAAAGTACAAGGTGCACTTGCGATGATTTTAAAAGATGCAATTAAACCAAATTTAGTACAAACAATTGAAGGAACACCAGCTTTAGTTCATGGTGGTCCATTCGCAAATATTGCACATGGCTGCAATTCAATCTTAGCTACTGAAACAGCTCGTGATTTAGCTGATATCGTTGTAACAGAAGCGGGATTCGGTTCAGATTTAGGCGCAGAGAAATTTATGGACATTAAAGCGCGTGAGGCAGGATTTGATCCAGCAGCAGTAGTAGTCGTTGCTACAATTCGTGCATTAAAAATGCATGGTGGCGTTGCAAAAGATAACTTAAAAGAAGAAAATGTAAACGCAGTTAAGGCAGGCATTGTTAACTTAGAACGTCATGTTAACAATATTAAAAAATTCGGTGTTGAACCGGTTGTTGCAATTAATGCGTTTATCCATGATACAGATGCAGAAGTTGAATATGTAAAAGCTTGGGCTAAAGAAAACAACGTACGTATTGCATTAACAGAGGTTTGGGAAAAAGGCGGTAAAGGTGGCATAGACTTAGCTAATGAAGTTTTAGAAGTCATTGATCAACCTAATTCATTTAAACCATTATATGAATTAGAAATGCCATTAGAACAAAAAATCGAAAAAATTGTAACTGAGATTTACGGTGGATCTAAAGTTACGTTTAGTAGCAAAGCACAAAAACAATTAAAACAATTTAAAGAAAATGGTTGGGATAATTATCCAATATGTATGGCTAAAACTCAATATTCATTCTCTGATGATCAAACATTATTAGGTGCACCATCTGATTTTGAAATTACTATTCGCGAATTAGAAGCTAAAACGGGTGCAGGATTTATCGTAGCATTAACAGGTGCAATCATGACAATGCCTGGTCTACCTAAAAAACCGGCAGCATTAAATATGGATGTTACTGATGATGGTCATGCAATAGGTTTATTCTAA
- a CDS encoding acetoin utilization protein AcuC has protein sequence MPKKLTKTAYVYSDKLLQYRFHDQHPFNQMRLKLTTELLLDANLLDPEQIVQPRIATDDELMLVHKYDYVEAIKHASHGIISDDEAKKYGLNDEENGQFKHMHRHSATIVGGALTLADLIMSGEVLNGCHLGGGLHHAQPGRASGFCIYNDIAVTAKYLATKYQQRVLVVDTDAHHGDGTQWSFYADNHIATYSIHETGKFLFPGSGHYTERGEDIGFGHSINVPLEPYTEDASFIECFKMTVEPVVKAFKPDIILGVNGVDIHYRDPLTHLNCTLKSLYEIPYFVKKLADQYTNGKVIMFGGGGYNIWRVVPRAWSHVFLSLIDHPIQTGYLPLEWINKWKHYSSELLPKRWEDRLNDYTYIPRTKEISEKNKKLAMHIASWYDSTQT, from the coding sequence ATGCCAAAAAAATTAACTAAAACTGCATATGTTTATTCAGATAAATTATTACAATATCGCTTTCATGATCAACATCCCTTCAATCAAATGCGTTTAAAATTAACGACCGAATTACTATTGGATGCGAATTTATTAGACCCAGAACAGATTGTACAACCTAGAATTGCAACTGATGATGAACTAATGTTGGTGCACAAATACGATTACGTCGAGGCTATTAAACATGCATCTCATGGAATTATAAGTGATGATGAAGCCAAAAAATATGGTCTAAACGACGAAGAAAATGGTCAATTTAAACATATGCATCGACATAGCGCAACTATTGTTGGAGGAGCTTTAACGCTTGCAGACCTTATCATGTCAGGAGAAGTACTAAACGGTTGTCACTTAGGCGGTGGGTTGCATCATGCACAACCTGGTCGTGCAAGTGGATTTTGTATCTATAATGATATAGCAGTCACAGCAAAATATCTTGCCACTAAATATCAACAACGAGTCTTAGTTGTTGATACCGATGCCCATCATGGTGATGGAACACAATGGAGTTTTTACGCAGATAATCATATTGCAACTTATTCTATACATGAAACTGGTAAATTTTTATTTCCTGGTTCAGGTCATTATACTGAACGTGGTGAGGATATTGGCTTTGGACATTCAATTAATGTTCCTCTCGAACCATATACTGAAGACGCTTCATTTATAGAATGCTTTAAAATGACAGTTGAACCTGTAGTTAAAGCATTCAAACCAGATATTATTTTAGGTGTCAATGGTGTGGATATACATTATCGTGATCCACTAACACATTTAAATTGTACGCTAAAGTCATTGTATGAAATACCATATTTCGTAAAAAAATTAGCTGATCAATATACAAATGGGAAAGTTATCATGTTCGGTGGCGGTGGCTATAATATTTGGCGTGTAGTTCCACGTGCTTGGAGTCATGTTTTTCTTAGTTTGATTGATCACCCTATTCAGACTGGTTACCTTCCTTTAGAGTGGATTAATAAATGGAAACATTATTCATCTGAATTATTACCAAAAAGATGGGAAGATCGTCTAAATGACTATACTTATATACCTAGAACTAAAGAAATCAGTGAGAAAAATAAAAAATTAGCCATGCATATCGCTAGTTGGTATGACTCAACACAAACATGA
- a CDS encoding bifunctional 3-deoxy-7-phosphoheptulonate synthase/chorismate mutase: MSNKLESYRSEIVSLNHQILDLLSKRGELAQKIGEEKLKQGTRIYDPQREKEMLNDLIDSNKGPFNDNTIKQLFKEIFKASTDLQKSENEKHLYVSRKLKPEDTIVTFDNGGIIGDGNKSFVFGPCSVESFEQVEAVAKNLHAKGEKFIRGGAFKPRTSPYDFQGLGVEGLKILKQIKDKYDLNVVSEIVNPNDFEIADDYLDVFQIGARNMQNFELLKEAGRTNKPILLKRGLSATIEEFVYAAEYIASQGNQNIILCERGIRTYEKATRNTLDISAVPILKQGTHLPVMVDVTHSTGRKDIMLPTAKAALAVGADGVMAEVHPDPSVALSDAGQQMDLDEFQAFYNELKPLADLYNAKKLK, from the coding sequence ATGAGTAATAAATTAGAATCATACAGAAGTGAAATAGTTTCACTGAACCATCAAATTTTAGATTTATTATCTAAACGCGGTGAGTTAGCACAAAAAATTGGTGAAGAAAAATTAAAACAAGGCACACGCATTTATGATCCACAACGTGAAAAAGAAATGCTTAATGACTTAATTGATAGCAACAAAGGACCATTCAACGATAATACAATTAAGCAATTGTTTAAAGAAATTTTTAAAGCCTCTACAGATTTACAAAAATCTGAAAATGAAAAACATTTGTACGTATCTCGTAAATTGAAACCAGAAGATACGATTGTGACGTTCGATAATGGGGGTATTATTGGGGATGGCAACAAATCATTTGTGTTTGGACCATGTTCAGTTGAATCGTTTGAGCAAGTTGAAGCAGTTGCTAAAAATTTACATGCTAAAGGTGAAAAATTTATTCGTGGTGGTGCGTTTAAACCGCGTACATCACCATATGATTTCCAAGGTTTAGGTGTTGAAGGTTTAAAAATACTTAAGCAAATTAAAGACAAATATGACTTAAATGTAGTTAGTGAAATTGTAAATCCAAATGATTTTGAAATTGCAGATGACTATTTAGATGTATTCCAAATTGGTGCACGTAATATGCAAAACTTCGAATTGTTAAAAGAAGCTGGTCGTACAAATAAACCAATTCTATTAAAACGTGGTTTATCGGCGACAATTGAGGAGTTTGTTTATGCAGCTGAATACATTGCTTCACAAGGCAACCAAAACATTATTTTATGTGAACGTGGTATCCGTACATACGAAAAAGCAACACGTAATACATTAGATATTTCTGCAGTTCCTATTTTAAAACAAGGTACGCATTTACCTGTGATGGTTGACGTTACACATAGTACAGGACGTAAAGATATAATGCTTCCAACAGCGAAAGCTGCTTTAGCAGTCGGTGCTGATGGTGTAATGGCAGAAGTACATCCTGACCCGTCAGTAGCTTTAAGTGATGCTGGTCAACAAATGGATTTAGATGAATTCCAAGCATTTTATAATGAATTAAAGCCATTAGCTGACTTATATAATGCTAAAAAGTTAAAATAA
- the ccpA gene encoding catabolite control protein A has product MTVTIYDVAREARVSMATVSRVVNGNQNVKAETKNKVNEVIKRLNYRPNAVARGLASKKTTTVGVIIPDISNIYYSQLARGLEDIATMYKYHSIISNSDNDPEKEKEIFNNLLSKQVDGIIFLGGTITEEMKELINQSSVPVVVSGTNGKEAHIASVNIDFTEAAKEITKHLIDKGAKSFALVGGEHSKKAQEDVLVGLTEVLDKNGLQLGDALNCTGAESYKEGVKAFAKMKGNLPDAILCISDEEAIGIMHSAMDAGIKVPEELQIISFNNTRLVEMVRPQLSSVIQPLYDIGAVGMRLLTKYMNDEKIEEPNVVLPHRIEYRGTTK; this is encoded by the coding sequence ATGACAGTTACTATATACGATGTAGCAAGAGAAGCACGTGTTTCAATGGCCACTGTGTCACGTGTTGTAAATGGGAACCAAAATGTTAAAGCAGAAACTAAAAATAAAGTTAATGAAGTCATTAAACGATTAAATTATCGTCCTAATGCTGTTGCTAGAGGTTTAGCAAGCAAAAAGACTACAACTGTAGGGGTTATTATCCCAGATATTTCTAATATCTACTATTCACAATTAGCGCGTGGTTTAGAAGATATCGCAACAATGTACAAATATCACTCAATTATTTCTAATTCGGATAATGATCCTGAAAAAGAAAAGGAGATTTTCAACAACTTATTAAGTAAACAGGTTGATGGTATTATTTTCCTTGGTGGTACAATAACTGAAGAAATGAAGGAATTGATTAATCAATCATCTGTGCCGGTTGTAGTATCAGGAACAAATGGAAAAGAAGCACATATTGCATCAGTAAATATTGACTTTACTGAAGCTGCTAAAGAAATTACAAAGCATTTAATTGATAAAGGTGCAAAATCATTTGCTTTAGTTGGTGGCGAGCATTCTAAAAAAGCTCAAGAAGATGTGTTAGTAGGTCTAACTGAAGTACTAGATAAAAACGGTTTACAATTAGGTGATGCATTAAATTGCACTGGTGCTGAAAGTTATAAAGAAGGCGTAAAAGCATTCGCTAAAATGAAAGGCAATCTACCAGATGCTATTTTATGTATTAGTGATGAAGAAGCTATTGGAATTATGCATAGTGCAATGGATGCGGGTATTAAAGTTCCTGAAGAGTTACAAATCATTAGCTTTAATAATACTCGTTTAGTTGAGATGGTAAGACCACAACTTTCTAGTGTAATTCAACCGTTATATGATATTGGTGCAGTAGGGATGCGCTTATTGACTAAATATATGAACGATGAAAAAATAGAAGAACCAAATGTTGTTTTACCACATAGAATTGAATATCGTGGTACCACTAAATAA
- the acsA gene encoding acetate--CoA ligase, which produces MKVEVYKGNQGTHNLKDYEETYNNFNWQDVERAFSWNKTGKMNMAYECIDRHVDQGLGDKIALNYKDEYRKESYSYKEMQRLSNKAANVLSKHASVEKGDRVFIFMSRTPELYFALLGVLKIGAIVGPLFEAFMEKAVVDRLENSEAKVLITNKSLLSRVPQEKLPHLEKIVVVDDDVEEDYIDFNTLMKNESDDFDIEWLKHDDGLILHYTSGSTGQPKGVLHVQQAMLLHYISGKYVLDLQEDDVYWCTADPGWVTGTSYGIFAPWLNGATNCIAGGRFSPEQWYSMIEEFKVTIWYTAPTALRMLMSAGDDIVNKYDLSSLRAILSVGEPLNPEVIKWAKKVYGLTVLDTWWMTETGGHMIVNYQTMDVKLGSMGKPLPGIEAAIIDDAGNELPPNRMGNLAIKKGWPSMMHRIWKNPEKYNSYFIGDWYVSGDSAYRDEDGYFWFQGRVDDVIMTAGERVGPFEVESKLVEHEAVAEAGIIGKPDPVRGEIIKAFVALRKGYEPTDELKEEIRLFVKEGLSAHAAPREIEFKDKLPKTRSGKIMRRVLKAWELDLDAGDLSTME; this is translated from the coding sequence ATGAAAGTAGAAGTATACAAAGGAAATCAAGGAACTCATAATCTTAAAGATTATGAAGAAACATACAACAACTTTAACTGGCAAGACGTGGAACGTGCATTTTCTTGGAATAAAACTGGAAAAATGAATATGGCATATGAGTGCATTGATCGTCACGTTGATCAAGGATTAGGGGATAAAATTGCGTTAAATTATAAAGATGAATATAGAAAAGAATCTTATTCATATAAGGAGATGCAGCGTTTATCAAATAAAGCTGCCAATGTTTTATCTAAACATGCGAGTGTTGAAAAAGGTGACAGAGTATTTATATTTATGTCACGTACACCTGAACTATATTTTGCATTATTAGGTGTTTTAAAAATCGGTGCCATTGTTGGTCCATTATTTGAAGCTTTTATGGAGAAAGCAGTTGTAGATAGATTAGAAAATAGTGAAGCAAAAGTATTAATAACGAACAAATCATTATTATCACGAGTGCCACAAGAAAAATTACCACACCTAGAAAAGATTGTTGTTGTTGACGATGATGTCGAAGAAGATTACATAGACTTTAATACATTAATGAAAAATGAAAGTGATGACTTTGATATAGAGTGGTTGAAACATGATGATGGTTTAATTTTACATTATACATCTGGTTCAACTGGGCAACCTAAAGGTGTTTTACATGTACAACAAGCGATGTTGTTACATTATATTTCAGGTAAATATGTATTGGATTTACAAGAAGACGATGTATATTGGTGTACTGCTGACCCTGGATGGGTTACAGGGACGTCATATGGTATTTTTGCGCCATGGTTAAATGGTGCCACGAATTGTATTGCAGGTGGCCGTTTTTCACCAGAACAATGGTATAGTATGATTGAAGAGTTTAAAGTGACAATTTGGTATACTGCTCCAACAGCATTAAGAATGTTAATGAGTGCAGGTGATGATATTGTTAATAAATACGACTTGTCATCTTTACGTGCTATTTTATCTGTTGGAGAACCATTGAACCCTGAAGTTATTAAATGGGCTAAAAAGGTTTATGGCTTAACAGTACTAGATACTTGGTGGATGACAGAGACAGGTGGACACATGATTGTAAATTATCAAACAATGGACGTCAAACTTGGATCAATGGGCAAACCATTACCGGGTATTGAGGCAGCTATAATTGATGATGCAGGCAATGAATTGCCACCTAATCGAATGGGTAATCTTGCTATAAAAAAAGGATGGCCATCTATGATGCATCGTATTTGGAAAAATCCTGAAAAGTACAATTCATATTTTATTGGAGATTGGTATGTGTCTGGAGATTCAGCATATAGAGACGAAGATGGGTATTTTTGGTTCCAAGGCCGTGTTGACGATGTGATCATGACTGCAGGTGAACGTGTTGGGCCATTTGAAGTAGAATCAAAATTAGTTGAGCATGAAGCTGTTGCAGAAGCGGGTATCATTGGTAAGCCAGACCCTGTGCGTGGTGAAATAATTAAGGCATTTGTAGCGCTTAGAAAAGGTTATGAACCAACAGATGAATTAAAAGAGGAAATTCGATTATTTGTCAAAGAAGGTTTGTCTGCACATGCAGCACCACGGGAGATTGAATTTAAAGATAAATTACCAAAAACACGTTCAGGTAAAATTATGAGACGCGTTTTAAAAGCATGGGAATTAGATTTAGATGCAGGTGATTTAAGTACTATGGAATAA